Below is a window of Apodemus sylvaticus chromosome 5, mApoSyl1.1, whole genome shotgun sequence DNA.
GGCTTGGGCTTGTGCAGGCCGGGCAAGGGAGGTACATCCTTTCCCAGCAGAGCAGGAGGGCACCCTGTGCGCCTGTTCCTCAGCACAGACTTACTGCTGATGGCCTTGTGCGTGTCAGAGCTGAACCGGTGCTCAAGTCTCTGGTGCATCATAAGGACTTCCGGATAAAAGGTCTTAAAGGTACAAAAGGGGCAGGCAATGCTGGGGATGAGACACTTGCTCAAAGAGATTGCAGGGCAGGTATGGAGGGCTCCAAGGGATAGATTCAAAGGCCTGTCCTGGCAGCCAGCACCTGGCTTATGTCTGCAGTCAGCCTCCCGACCCGTCTTCTCCCTGTGGCCAGCTTCCCCTGCTAAGGGCCCAACGCCCTCCGATTTGCAGGCGGGGCTGCTGGCCCGAGGCTCCCCAGCTTTCCTTTTCTGCATGTCCAGATAAGGGGCAGGGCTCTTTCGCACTTTCTCGGCACTTTCAGCTgcatttttatggaaatcctgagtATCATTGTTGTGTGCTGGTGAGAGAACACTCTGAGAGACAGAGGGCATCTCCTTAAGCTGCTTGGCAGGTGGGCTTCCCTTAACATCTTTGGCACCATCAAGAAATCTCTTTAAATTTTTGGTCTGCGCGCTGTCGGCCGTTAGTAGCGCGCTCTGTGGCTCCTGGCTCCGGCCTTCACTTTTGGACTCAGTGGCAGCATCCACCGGCTGCTTGTCTTTGTGGTGTCTCTCCAAGTGGTACCTCAGAGATGTCTTCTGGGCTGCAGCATACTCACAGAATTCACATTTGTATGGTTTTTCACCTAAAACGAGATATGCCACTGTATCATGACGTTTAGGAAAGGTGCCAAGAGAACTCTAACTGACCCAACCCGACCTGCAGCTTCCCTGTGGCAGCATCTACGCACTTTCCAGCGCAGTGGACGGACTGACCAGTGCGCCCAAGCCAAGGAAGCCTCACAACCTTCTCACCCGCACCACCACTGCACCTACATCCAAACAGCACCAAATACACCCTTGCTTcactccaaaatcataaaagcgttttaaaatgtagcatttaaaaatattacaagtTTGCCTTAAGCTATGGTAGCCATAAACCAACCTCGAACCAGGACCCAGCATTCAAGCTGCAGTGGTGCCGTGGATACACAACAGCTGCCAACACCACACACTAAAGCCATCTGAACCACAGAGCAGCATGGGATTGTTTTAGCTAACACGATTTAAAAACCCAGTCCTTTACCTGTATGCGTTCTGAGATGAATATTGAGGTAATAGTTTGAACGGAAAAACTTCCCACAGTAACTACACTCTCTCGAGGACGGGAGGGGCTTTGCTTTTCCTCCATCATCATTTTTATcttaaagcagaaacaaaaataatggtGTCAGTCAGGCAAAGTGCAGGATTCAGGAATTTGGACTCCAGGATTCTCAACACAAAACATTTGGGGGAAACCATTAAAGAAGTCTTTTAGTTCTTGGTAGAAGTTTCAAGGGCTAAAATAACATACCAAATGCCATCGGGCATTGTTTAGTGTCTTAGACTGTGTGCTGCTGTTTTGGAGATGAggtatgtagccctgactggcttggaactcagaaatacagacacaggcacccagacagacagaaagacagacagacacagacacacacacacctccatagtgttaaagttgtgtgccaccaggcctggcactTCCCTGTGTATTCTGAGCATAGCCTAGTGCCCTAGTAGAGGTTCATATTTCCATCATAAGAATGACCATTAATAGATGAAACGTTCTGTTCCTGACACTTGGCATATGCTACTCCTGGTTCATACTGGTAGATGTGCACTCACTGGCCAGAAAAACTGCAGGAACTCAAAACCCATATTTGGAGAATTAAAACCTCCCAACCACCAGCAGAAAACAGCCTGAGATTACAGAAGCTACCACTAGAGGGCGGCAAGCACAAAATAACCTCAGAAGCAACCCAGACTTGGCTTTGGGCAAGCACCTAGGAAAGCTGATCAAAATTTAGCCAAGTTTGGAAAAGTAGAATCTGTGGTTTCCAAGTAATCTCCTATTCAAAAGGGGCCTGGCTTCCTAGAACCTATTTCAAAGGCAAGGCTGAGGTGCCTGATGACAAGGACCCACTGAGGATTGGCTAGGGCTTTCCACTCTCACCAATCCACCAACTTGCAAGTGATGCTAGTATGTCAGTCTATCTGGGAAGTAAGTAGCTCTCTTGAAGTCTAGATCAGGGCCCTGGTGCAGCAGGGCAGTCAATAACAACTACACAAATGTCCCACCTGGGGTCCAAAATGCTTAGGTAAACTAAATTTTGCCTTAGAAACTTGTATTTTCAATTATaggcctctccccttctctgccaAATGCTGCATTCTTACTAATAATTCCCAACGGCAGTTGATCCACATAGCTGGGCAAAAGCAGGTATAGTGGATGGACTAGTCCACCTCCATTACAACTCCCCTAAAGTTGTATAAGAGGCTTTGAAAAGTCATCACAGCCTCTTTCTGAACTTCTTGAAAGTAAGTATAAAGCAGGCTGGTGGGCAACATGGTGGGACGCCCTCAGTCCACTGCACTTACAGCTCACCCACAGCTCACTCTGCCTCGAGCTGTGTTGGGGTGTGAGCTTTGTTACATCACATGCAAGTGGCTCGGGACACCTCTCTAACACACAGGCCATAGCCTTCTCAACATCTGGCACCTGCCTTGTAGCCTGGAACTTGGACTATGTTGTTCAGTACAAGGCTGTAACTAATGCTGAGCTCATCCTAGGAAGAGTGCCAAAGGTGGATGATCCTATTTTGCAAACAGGGAAATCTCAAGGAAAGGTTGGACAATGTATAATGGTCACCAGAAACCACAGCCAGACTCCAGCACTCCCACCTGTGGCAAGCCAGACCAAAAAGCCTTGCGACAGGACCCCAGCGAGTTGTCCACCATGCACAATAGCTGGGGACTCTTTCAGGGAGCTACAGCGCTGATGCTGTGGAACTGCACAGATGCAGAAGCTATGTGTGAGTACACCACCTATCTTTACGTTTCTGAGGACTAAGGAGTGTGATACGATAAGCTCTAAGTTTGCACTGTCCTGGAAACTCAAGTGACTGAACACCAGTCATGAAAGGAAAGTTCCTCAAGTGCATTAGTGATCAGAAAGAGAATTGGGCAGTGGTTCACATGCTCAGTGGCTGACAGATCTGACTGTTCAGACTCACTCTGGTCTCAGAGAGTCCAGACTGCCCAGTGGCCACACACATCTGGAGGTGTTACAAGTAACCCATGGACCATGCCCACACATCAGGGGTGTTACTTTAAGTGGCAGAGCTTCACATTCAGAGACCTGAACCAATGGTTCAAATGGAGGTAAGCGGCAAGATGAGAAACAGGTCAATCTAATCCCAAGGTTCTAAGCTCATGCCAATAAGGAGACTGTAGGCAACAGCTCATTTCTATAAACACTATTAGAACACACTGAATTTGTGGAGCAGGCCCTCACCCTTGGATTTCAGCAAAAGACCATgtcaggccaggcggtggtggcgcaggcctgtaatcccagcactctgggaggcagaggcaggcgaatttctgagttcgaggccagcctggttacagagtaagttccaggacagccagggctatacagagaaaccctgtctctaaaaaaccaaagaCCACGTCAGAAGCTCCCTCATGAACAGTGGCCTCACAAACACCAAGGTGGTCAGAGTACACAGAATAAGTAGGCCCACTGCACTAGTGGACTCTGAAGAAGCTTCCTTGTGGGAGCATTAGACAGCCATGTAGGTGAAAACATGAACACAGCCTGTGATAGGCAGCCCAGTCTAACAAAAATGGGAATGCCCTAGAGCTGGTAAAGTCCTAGCTCTCAGTCCCATAATTCCTAGTATTCTACACAAGGTCAAGCCTCAGTCCACTGCCTGAAGAAGCCATCAGCATCCTTGGTCTCTACCTACTGGTGCACTAGCTATAAAAACAAAGTCCTCTGGGAGCAAAAGATACAGAGCCCTTTCATAATGAGGTTTTGGGCCAGCCTTTTAACTCACCTCCTTATTAAAGAAATGAGAAAGGCCTGGGATGCTTCTCTGAGACTATATGGTGATACCAAAAAGCACTGAGATGAGAACCTGACTCCCAGAGGCCCCTGCAGCAAACGCTGCCTGGGAGGCAGCAGAGTACTCACCCAAATGGAGCCCTTCAGGGAGCCCATCCTCAGACCCATCTTCAGAGCCCCCTTCTCGGTCCCCGGCCCCACTGTCTTCCAGAGGGGTGCCGAGGTCTGGAGAGCAGGTCCCAGGCTGCCTTGCATCCACAGCCATGGTGGGTGATAGGGCGTCAGccctcctgtccttcctgtgcACCCTCGAATGCAGGACCAGCTGGTGGTATGTCCTGAAGGCTTTACTGCACTCAGAACAGTGTGTGGGCTTCTCCTTGCTACTGGGCAACTTGGAATCACCATCCCCAGAAGGCACTTCAGTATTAGTATGTCTAGACTTCTCTTTGTCTTGTGAGAGACCTGGacaactgcttctatttgttTTGGACTTTCCAGAACCTTCGGCCTTACCCCCAACCCATATTTCTCCTAGCTCCTCTTTTTCTGAACATGAATCATCATTGTCCGTGCTTCCTTCTTGGCCTGACTCTTTCACCTCTTCTTGGGCAACGGCCACTTTTCCTTTGGTAGCCAACTGCCAGGCCTGGTAGGTGGTGAAGGGGTCAAGCTGAGGTATGCAGGCCCCAGGCTTCCCTGTACTGTCTGCAGCTGATCTGGGTCTCAAGTTCAAAAACTGCAGCAGCTCCTCCTTCGGGGATATGGGTTCCTCTGGGTGGGCATCAGGGGCTGTGTTGCTGGCACTGGGGACAGTTTCTTTGGCATGAACCTTGCTGTGCTCAATGAGGCTCTGCttatttgggaagaggaagcCACAGACCATGCAGATCTTGTAGGGAGTGGAGATGTTCCCAGGTGCATGTGCCTGAACCACTTCGTTGATGGTGACTGGACTCTCCGTGCCTTGCTGCAGCTTGCTCCTGGTGCCAGACTTGCCATTGTGTGTCCGCATGTGGTTCTTCAGGAACCACGGCTCCTTGAATCTCCTCCCGCACATGCTGCACCCATACGTGAAGGAGTCCTTATGTTTTTTCATGTGGCTCTCAACATCAAAAGCCACTGGGAATGCCTGCCCACACACATCGCAGCTCAACTCCTCAGTGTCTTTGCTACTCTTCTCCTTCGGTGGCTCTGTTGGCACCTGACCTTTATCAAGGGGACTTAGGTACTCGGCCTCCACACGCAGAACAGCTGGCTCACAGAGGGTGGGCCGGTGCTGCAGGAGCACATGCTGATTGAGATCCTCCGCATGAGAGAAGACCTGGCTGCAGAACATGCAATCCAGGGGCATGTGCCCCTCTGCTGCGGCCGTGCTCTTCTCCTGCGCAGCTCGGAAGGGGACTACAGCCGGCCCTTTTGTGGGCACAGCATCATCCACCTCCATCTGGGTACCTAGAGAGCTGCCAAGGACTTCCGGCCCGTCCATGTACACGAGGAGGGACTGCGTCGGCATGCTGCCAGCCACTTCAGGGTCTGACAGGATGGACAATCCAGCTGGTCTGCTGAGGATCTCTAGAGTTAGAATAAGGCCACTTGTGAGATATCACCACTCAAACCTCTTGGGAGCCCTGGGCTTCAAAATTAGAGCACCTCTAAGTTCAGAGGGCCGTGTGTatcccagagcttgggaagctCAGTGATGGAGACGGGTGTTCGCACAGACAAGGCATCCAGGCTGCCCTGGGCTGCGATTCAGATGTGAGTCAGCATGAGGGCAACAGTCCTGTCCATCTCCACTGGGTGAGTGGCTCAGTTGAGCAAGACGCTGATCTGGGAGATATGAAGGCAAGGGACTTCCAaaatctgaaaggaaaaaaacaagccTCAGTGAGGAAGGCTCAGGAACAGGGCTTGGCCTATGAGTCACATGATCTTTTCCATAAAAAGGGACTAGACTCAACTACCTCACTAAGCCATAGTGCATCCTGCTAAACATGTTTCTTAATTAAATCGTTAGTATATTTACCAGTGGATACACTTACTAAGTGAGTAGAATTCTGACCAGTCTTTTAAGCCAGAGCTCTGCTCACTGAAATATAAACACGACACGTAGTTTAAACAGGAAGGGGCAATGATAGGCTGGCCAGAtaagctacacagtgaattcaaagCAAGACTTGTCAACATAAAACACAGTCCTGATCAGAAACAAATAGGCCAGACTTTAGGATAGACTTGTTACCACTGTGCTGTCTCGGGTGCCACTGAGATATGCGCTGTGTGTCCTCCACAGTGACTACGGGAGTTACAAAAGCACAATCTGGGAGAGCAGACCTTCAATCCCAGAGCTCAtgagaagaggcaggtggatctgagagttcaaagccagactgctttccagagccagagctacatgagGAGTCgtccctatctcaaaagaaagagaagttatGAAAATGAGCTGACAAAATGAGATTGGTCCAAAACCTCAGCAGAGGACACAGGAACCTTTCCTTGCATTAAGCATTGCCTTGGCCCAGGATCCTGATGTTTCCGGTACTGGATGCTGCTGGGCAGGGTTGGGCTTCAAAGGGTAAGTGACCTACTAGATGCAGATGCCACTTATTTTCCAGTGTCCACATTTCTAACAGGCCTCCTCAGACCTGGCTCTGTGTGGCTCATCCTTCCATCCGAAAATACACCTCCTACCCATCTCACTCTGCCTTCCACTGAGCCACTGACCAGGGAGAAGGGAGTGGCTTTAGTTAACACTCTAAGGACATCCCTAAAAAAGCCAATGTCTTTCAGAGAACAGAGagggtttgtttttaaatagcccTGCTTCTTCTCCTAAAACGATTGTGAATTCAGTCCATGGAAACAAAAAGGCGCCAGACCACCTGCCATGGTAATCTCTCCCTCCTCTCGGCTCCGCCCCACAGCAGTCACGAAGCTGGTTCTTCCCTTCTGCCCCATGCGCGGCTGTGAGACTCCAGAGCACAGCCCAGCAGTGCTTTATCTTAGTTTCTGCCTTTGTTGCTATCACAATGGAGGACAAGTACCTGGGGTGGTTACCATCCTATGACATAACAGAGACCTGAGACCTGAGTTCCAGCCTAAGTCAGGACCTTCAAAGGTGTCATGGCAAAATGAACTCAACCCAGGGTGCACTTTCTGTGGTTAAAACTACAGCAAGGTTGACAAGCACTACACCCTGTCTATGGCTGAGGACAATTCCATACAACCAAAGCACTGGCAGGGTCTCAGCTTGGGCCCAGTGACTCAGATTTCTACATAGTCACTAAGCAGGCACCCACAACCCAGGCAGATGTTCACAAAGAATGAAGCACATAGTCTGGAAAGGCAGGACCACACCCTGCGGAACCAATCCTGTTCCATGTCAGAGGGTTTACTGCACCTGGAATACAGTCAGTTACCAGGTGACCTTTCTTTGAAGttctaaaataatcattttaaaattgcaGAAAAGCAATCACCAAATtcaatagtgagttccaggccagccaggaactaatgtgaaaccctatctcaaaaaaactaaaagcaaCCCTGCTTGAGTTGGGGCACAGGAAACAGGAGAGGAGGACCAGGAGGGGAGAGTACCACTGACCCAGCAAGCCTCAGCTTGGGAAGGAAGAACAGTACTCCTCTACAAGGTCCCTTTCCAAAAGGTTATCAACCCCTGGCTCAAACCATGACCAAGCTGGGGTAGGATACCATAGATGCAGGAAGCACCTGTCTGTCCCAGGCAGTCAGAGAGCAGCAAAGCTAGAAGCACGTCCTCCTGAAGTTTCCAGAACAGTTTGATAATCTAACTGCTCAAATGAAGTCCTAGACAGCTTTAGTTACAGCATCTGAAGACTCAAATGCAAGCTTGTCCCACACAAGCCCTGCCCACCATCTACCAAGGTTCTGCTGTGACATGCTCAAAACTATATAGTCCACATTGAAAACCAACCtatagccagacagtggtggcgcacgcctgtaatcccagcactctaggaggcagaagcaggcggatttctgagttcgaggccagcctggtctacagagtgagctccaggacagccagggctgtctcgaagagagagagaaaaaaaggaaaaagaaaaacaacctatgaggaaatacaaatttaaaaacaaagataaaacaaaatttaaacttcCATTTGCTGTAAATTATCTTTCTCTACTATGATCTTAAAGATTTGTAAAAggttttcaaatataaaaaaataacacctTCCAGATCCACAGGACAGAGCTGctggctgcccactctctctctctctgggaccTGGCACTGGACTAAAAGACACCCAGAACTCTGACAGAAACCAGGGACTGAAGCAGGAGACATCTTTCAGGCTATAGTCCCTGCCATCCCTGTACTGAGGCTAAAATGAACCATAAGTCAGAGGTTACACCCCATGACCAACCACTCCCTGCAACCAAGCTATAACAGTATTTAAGatacatgtttattcttttatttgtgtgtgtgtgtgtgtgcgcgtgcgcgcgcgcacgctgAAGGTTGGATAGAAGAggaatgtcagatcccctggagccagAGTTTCAGGCAGTGGTGAAACACCTGCCGTGGATGGTAGGAAGAGAACACAGATCCCTCTGGAGAGCAGCCGGTGCTGTGAACCAAtgaatcatctccccagccctccaagATTTTTGattagcttttgtttgtttttttgagacagggcttctcttcacagcctggctgtcctggaactcccagtTCCATGGCAGACCATgctcagccttgaactcagagactgcctctgcctcctagcactggaattaaaagtgtccaccacacctggcttctccCAGATTTCCGCCCCAAACTATAAAGCTGACAGCCATCCCTGAGCTGAGCTGAGGCCAGTGTCATCAGTTGCAGAGCACTGGGCTACACCACCTAATGTGTAATGCTAATGTGGAAGTCTGGGTTGGCTCTGTGGTACTGACAAACAAAACTGTACTCCCTAAGCTTGTCCCCTCCTGTGGGCCACCAAAATCTGACAGCAGGTGCTCACCCTCCTCACTGAGAAGTTGTTCAACTCCAGCTGGACTGTAAGGCGACAAAATAAAGGTGCACGTGCACAAGCCAATTAAAATCAATTTGCTAAACTCTGCAAGAATTGCACAGTTGGGAGTTTGAGAACCTATCACCAGCTGTGCTACTGTAACTACTACCTAACAAGTGGTCCCCCTGCCTCACATGAACAAGCAAATGTAGCTTTCCCAAAATGCTCTAGCTTTTCTCCTGAAGTGCCGGAGGCACCAGGCCTCTCCAGAGCATGCTTCAATGACTGCTTCTTGACAGAACTGAGGAACATCACCGCAATTCAAATGTGTTTGGACGCCAGGAAGGCAAGGATTCTAACCACCAAAGCTGGTTAAAAAGTActtggcagagctggagagatggcacaggggttaagaacactgactactcttccagagttcaattccccacagccacatggtagctcacaaccatctgtaatgggatctgatgccctcttctggagtgtctgaagacagctacagtgtgctcaagtacataaatacatcttttaaaaaaaagaaaaaaataagagtactttgccaaaaaaaaataataataataataattgttttaaaaacatttttcactCTTCTTTCCTGTAAAGGAAACACTGAGCCTCCAGTCGCACACCCTGGAGCCGGCCAGGGCCTCCCTCAGGATGCCTTACATTCTGCGGCTTAATGCCCACAAGATTACTCTTTTATATACAACAACCTTTGAAATTCAGTAAGAAGCAAATGGCTTTCCGGGCAttgttggcacacgcctttaatcccagcacttgggaggcagagacgggcagTTTTCTaagttcgaagtcagcctggtctacagagtgagttcccggacagccagggctatacagagaaaccctgtctcaaaacaaaccaaaaaaagatgAAGCATAATATGGCTTTAACTGTTCAAGTAAGCTGATAATTCTCAAAGTCACTAACTAGACACTGATGTATGACTAAAATGTCAGTGAATTCTACCAGTACCTGACTGAAACATTATCAACGTTACAAGATACTGCAAAGGCCGATAAACTGCTCAAGACAGCTACCTGGGGGAACTGCCGCTTGTGACACCTCCTGTACTTAGGACTGAGAAACACCACATAACTATGCTCATTGCTAGCTGCCCACAGCCTTGCACATCTATCTATGAGTATGCTAGCTCCATTCTTGTGTAAAGGCTATCCCAAACTGCATCAGGAGAGAACAATAACTGCTGACCCAGCATTTAGACCACCCGCCATCGTCTCCAACCCTTCACTCAGGTAAGAGGTGTTCCTTAAGGCACTCAAATCACAGAACTAGGTTCTggccaatttctttctttcttttgttgttgctggtttggtttggtttttcaagacagggattcccCATGTAGccagggctgtcctggaacatgctctgtagaccagaggctAGTCTGGAAATCATGGAGATCCACCTCTGCCCTACATCTGACTCCTCAGTCCTGATCTTTAAAACATGCGCCCCCACAACCACCCCAGTCCCCAGttatttctatctttaaaactacaaaactaggactggagacatggctcaatagttaaaggCACTACTCATTACTCTTCTAGAGAACctaagttcatttcccagcattcacatggcagctcacaaccatctgcaactccaggtATGGAGGACAcaccaccctcttctggcctctaaagaACACATGCAGTGCTCAGAAGTACATGAAGACCTAACAACTACACAAATGACTCTGTGATGGGAAGAGCGCTTAAAATTTAGTTACTTGGGCTGGAGATGgatcagctgttaaaggctaggctcacaaccaaaaatataagatctACTTGAGTGTTCTGCCTGAGTGCA
It encodes the following:
- the Znf217 gene encoding zinc finger protein 217, which gives rise to MPTQSLLVYMDGPEVLGSSLGTQMEVDDAVPTKGPAVVPFRAAQEKSTAAAEGHMPLDCMFCSQVFSHAEDLNQHVLLQHRPTLCEPAVLRVEAEYLSPLDKGQVPTEPPKEKSSKDTEELSCDVCGQAFPVAFDVESHMKKHKDSFTYGCSMCGRRFKEPWFLKNHMRTHNGKSGTRSKLQQGTESPVTINEVVQAHAPGNISTPYKICMVCGFLFPNKQSLIEHSKVHAKETVPSASNTAPDAHPEEPISPKEELLQFLNLRPRSAADSTGKPGACIPQLDPFTTYQAWQLATKGKVAVAQEEVKESGQEGSTDNDDSCSEKEELGEIWVGGKAEGSGKSKTNRSSCPGLSQDKEKSRHTNTEVPSGDGDSKLPSSKEKPTHCSECSKAFRTYHQLVLHSRVHRKDRRADALSPTMAVDARQPGTCSPDLGTPLEDSGAGDREGGSEDGSEDGLPEGLHLDKNDDGGKAKPLPSSRECSYCGKFFRSNYYLNIHLRTHTGEKPYKCEFCEYAAAQKTSLRYHLERHHKDKQPVDAATESKSEGRSQEPQSALLTADSAQTKNLKRFLDGAKDVKGSPPAKQLKEMPSVSQSVLSPAHNNDTQDFHKNAAESAEKVRKSPAPYLDMQKRKAGEPRASSPACKSEGVGPLAGEAGHREKTGREADCRHKPGAGCQDRPLNLSLGALHTCPAISLSKCLIPSIACPFCTFKTFYPEVLMMHQRLEHRFSSDTHKAISSKSVLRNRRTGCPPALLGKDVPPLPGLHKPKPKPKTAFSSQPKSLHPEKARQGTSGQSKAPQTPGPDNSTLAPSNLKSHKSQPSAGGSSATRQQQSELFPKGGVPAALDKVKRPEPKLKALPAPPSQAPLSSSNSNGSIEYPMKVDGPWAQQGRDYYCHRNAGSATAEYSEPHPKRLKSGGVSLDTEHPGPNGRRGFELPKYHVVRSITSLLPPEYVCPPPVLPPKARFLSPGEVESPSVLTVQKPYSASGSLYTCGPVGHTGASPALEGKRPVSYQHLSNSMLQKRSYENFIGNTHYRPNDKKS